The following proteins are co-located in the Vigna angularis cultivar LongXiaoDou No.4 chromosome 2, ASM1680809v1, whole genome shotgun sequence genome:
- the LOC108329493 gene encoding probably inactive leucine-rich repeat receptor-like protein kinase At5g48380 isoform X2, translating to MVEGSQVFSSHVIVSFFLLVFCGMVCGTDSDISCLRSVKAALEDPFKYLQSWDFSNRTEGSICKFTGVECWHPDENRVLNLKLSNMGLKGSYANNSGLCGGPLDACHANSAKSNTAVIAGAAVGGVTVAALGLGIGMFFYVRRISYRKKEEDPEGNKWARSLKGTKTIKVSMFEKEISKMNLNDLMKATNNFSSSNIIGSGRSGTVYKAVLPDGTSLMVKRLQESQHSEKEFMSEMAILGTVKHRNLVPLLGFCLAKRERLLVYKNMPNGTLHDQLHPEAGVCTMDWAVRLKIAIGAAKGLAWLHHSCNPRILHRNISSKCILLDADFEPKISDFGLARLMNPIDTHLSTFVNGEFGDLGYVAPEYTKTLVATPKGDIYSFGTVLLELVTGERPTHVAKAPETFKGNLVEWISQQSSNAKLHAVIDESLLGNGVDQEVFQFLKVACNCVSEMPKERPTMFEVYQLLRAIGLNYNFTVEDEIMLPVDSGDAENLEELIVAREGHN from the exons ATGGTTGAGGGTAGCCAAGTTTTCAGTTCTCATGTTATTGTTAGTTTCTTTCTGCTGGTTTTCTGTGGCATGGTTTGTGGGACTGATAGTGATATATCCTGCTTGAGAAGTGTAAAGGCAGCACTTGAGGACCCTTTCAAGTATTTGCAATCCTGGGATTTCAGCAACAGAACAGAAGGGAGTATATGCAAGTTCACCGGGGTTGAGTGTTGGCACCCTGATGAGAACAGGGTCTTGAATCTGAAACTGTCAAACATGGGACTCAAGG GAAGTTATGCAAATAATTCTGGCCTGTGTGGTGGTCCCTTGGATGCTTGCCATGCCAACTCTGCAAAGAGTAACACTGCTGTTATAGCTGGAGCAGCTGTTGGTGGTGTGACAGTTGCAGCATTAGGTTTGGGCATTGGAATGTTCTTCTACGTGCGTCGTATTTCTTATAGGAAGAAGGAAGAGGACCCTGAAGGAAACAAGTGGGCAAGAAGTCTAAAGGGAACCAAAACAATAAAG GTTTCTATGTTTGAGAAGGAAATTTCAAAAATGAACTTGAATGATCTCATGAAGGCAACTAATAACTTCAGTAGTAGCAATATTATTGGGTCTGGAAGATCAGGAACTGTTTACAAAGCTGTCCTTCCTGATGGCACATCACTCATGGTTAAGAGATTGCAGGAATCTCAACACTCAGAGAAAGAATTTATGTCTGAGATGGCTATACTAGGGACTGTCAAACATCGTAACCTGGTTCCTCTTTTAGGTTTTTGTCTGGCTAAAAGGGAGAGGCTTTTGGTCTATAAAAATATGCCAAATGGTACCCTCCATGATCAACTTCATCCTGAGGCAGGCGTGTGCACCATGGATTGGGCTGTAAGGCTCAAAATTGCAATTGGCGCAGCCAAAGGGTTGGCATGGCTTCATCATAGCTGCAATCCCCGTATTCTCCATCGAAACATAAGCTCTAAGTGCATCTTGTTGGATGCTGATTTTGAGCCCAAAATTTCTGATTTTGGTCTTGCTAGATTGATGAACCCAATTGATACACATTTGAGTACTTTTGTGAATGGGGAGTTTGGGGATTTGGGTTATGTTGCTCCTGAATATACAAAAACTTTGGTGGCTACTCCTAAAGGGGATATTTATAGCTTTGGGACCGTGCTTCTTGAGCTGGTGACAGGTGAAAGACCTACTCATGTGGCTAAAGCTCCTGAAACTTTCAAGGGAAATTTGGTTGAATGGATTTCACAGCAATCTAGCAATGCAAAACTCCATGCTGTCATTGATGAATCATTACTTGGGAATGGAGTAGACCAGGAAGTTTTCCAATTTCTGAAGGTTGCATGCAATTGTGTTTCAGAAATGCCAAAGGAGAGGCCTACCATGTTTGAAGTATACCAGCTTCTAAGAGCCATTGGCTTGAATTATAATTTCACAGTTGAGGATGAGATAATGCTGCCTGTAGACTCTGGTGACGCTGAGAACTTAGAAGAACTTATTGTAGCTCGAGAGGGACATAACTGA
- the LOC108329493 gene encoding probably inactive leucine-rich repeat receptor-like protein kinase At5g48380 isoform X1, with product MVEGSQVFSSHVIVSFFLLVFCGMVCGTDSDISCLRSVKAALEDPFKYLQSWDFSNRTEGSICKFTGVECWHPDENRVLNLKLSNMGLKGEFPRGIKNCSSMTGLDFSLNRLSNTIPADISTLLTYATTIDLSSNDFTGEIPASLSNCTYLNTLRLDQNQLSGQIPSNLSQLPRLKAFSVSNNLLTGPVPAFNASVADAGSYANNSGLCGGPLDACHANSAKSNTAVIAGAAVGGVTVAALGLGIGMFFYVRRISYRKKEEDPEGNKWARSLKGTKTIKVSMFEKEISKMNLNDLMKATNNFSSSNIIGSGRSGTVYKAVLPDGTSLMVKRLQESQHSEKEFMSEMAILGTVKHRNLVPLLGFCLAKRERLLVYKNMPNGTLHDQLHPEAGVCTMDWAVRLKIAIGAAKGLAWLHHSCNPRILHRNISSKCILLDADFEPKISDFGLARLMNPIDTHLSTFVNGEFGDLGYVAPEYTKTLVATPKGDIYSFGTVLLELVTGERPTHVAKAPETFKGNLVEWISQQSSNAKLHAVIDESLLGNGVDQEVFQFLKVACNCVSEMPKERPTMFEVYQLLRAIGLNYNFTVEDEIMLPVDSGDAENLEELIVAREGHN from the exons ATGGTTGAGGGTAGCCAAGTTTTCAGTTCTCATGTTATTGTTAGTTTCTTTCTGCTGGTTTTCTGTGGCATGGTTTGTGGGACTGATAGTGATATATCCTGCTTGAGAAGTGTAAAGGCAGCACTTGAGGACCCTTTCAAGTATTTGCAATCCTGGGATTTCAGCAACAGAACAGAAGGGAGTATATGCAAGTTCACCGGGGTTGAGTGTTGGCACCCTGATGAGAACAGGGTCTTGAATCTGAAACTGTCAAACATGGGACTCAAGGGTGAGTTTCCACGCGGCATTAAAAATTGCTCAAGCATGACAGGATTAGATTTTTCACTTAACAGACTCTCTAACACCATTCCAGCAGATATATCCACACTTCTTACCTATGCGACAACCATTGATCTATCCTCAAATGATTTTACCGGGGAAATACCTGCTTCCCTCTCAAACTGTACCTATCTTAATACTCTCAGACTTGATCAAAACCAACTCTCTGGTCAAATTCCTTCAAATTTGAGCCAGCTCCCGCGGCTTAAGGCTTTTAGTGTTTCCAATAATCTTTTGACAGGGCCGGTTCCAGCCTTTAACGCAAGTGTGGCTGATGCAGGAAGTTATGCAAATAATTCTGGCCTGTGTGGTGGTCCCTTGGATGCTTGCCATGCCAACTCTGCAAAGAGTAACACTGCTGTTATAGCTGGAGCAGCTGTTGGTGGTGTGACAGTTGCAGCATTAGGTTTGGGCATTGGAATGTTCTTCTACGTGCGTCGTATTTCTTATAGGAAGAAGGAAGAGGACCCTGAAGGAAACAAGTGGGCAAGAAGTCTAAAGGGAACCAAAACAATAAAG GTTTCTATGTTTGAGAAGGAAATTTCAAAAATGAACTTGAATGATCTCATGAAGGCAACTAATAACTTCAGTAGTAGCAATATTATTGGGTCTGGAAGATCAGGAACTGTTTACAAAGCTGTCCTTCCTGATGGCACATCACTCATGGTTAAGAGATTGCAGGAATCTCAACACTCAGAGAAAGAATTTATGTCTGAGATGGCTATACTAGGGACTGTCAAACATCGTAACCTGGTTCCTCTTTTAGGTTTTTGTCTGGCTAAAAGGGAGAGGCTTTTGGTCTATAAAAATATGCCAAATGGTACCCTCCATGATCAACTTCATCCTGAGGCAGGCGTGTGCACCATGGATTGGGCTGTAAGGCTCAAAATTGCAATTGGCGCAGCCAAAGGGTTGGCATGGCTTCATCATAGCTGCAATCCCCGTATTCTCCATCGAAACATAAGCTCTAAGTGCATCTTGTTGGATGCTGATTTTGAGCCCAAAATTTCTGATTTTGGTCTTGCTAGATTGATGAACCCAATTGATACACATTTGAGTACTTTTGTGAATGGGGAGTTTGGGGATTTGGGTTATGTTGCTCCTGAATATACAAAAACTTTGGTGGCTACTCCTAAAGGGGATATTTATAGCTTTGGGACCGTGCTTCTTGAGCTGGTGACAGGTGAAAGACCTACTCATGTGGCTAAAGCTCCTGAAACTTTCAAGGGAAATTTGGTTGAATGGATTTCACAGCAATCTAGCAATGCAAAACTCCATGCTGTCATTGATGAATCATTACTTGGGAATGGAGTAGACCAGGAAGTTTTCCAATTTCTGAAGGTTGCATGCAATTGTGTTTCAGAAATGCCAAAGGAGAGGCCTACCATGTTTGAAGTATACCAGCTTCTAAGAGCCATTGGCTTGAATTATAATTTCACAGTTGAGGATGAGATAATGCTGCCTGTAGACTCTGGTGACGCTGAGAACTTAGAAGAACTTATTGTAGCTCGAGAGGGACATAACTGA